AGCGCGCCGAGCGCACGGAGCGCCTGCTGGCGTTCAGCAATCTCACGCCCTTCAAGCACCGCCTCGCCGGCAACCTTTCCGGCGGCATGAAGCAAAAACTCGGGCTCGCCTGCGCGCTCATCCACACGCCGCGCGTGCTGTTCCTCGACGAGCCGACCAACGGCGTCGATCCGGTCTCGCGCCGCGACTTCTGGCGCATCCTCTACCAGCTCGTGCGCGACGGCGTGACGATCTTCGTCTCCACCGCCTACCTCGACGAGGCGGAGCGGTGCAACCGGCTCGCGCTCCTCCACGAAGGCCGCCTGCTCGGCCTCGGCACGCCGGACGAGATCAAGGCGATGATGCCCGGCGCGCTGCTGGAGATCCGCACCGCCGCGCCGCGCCGCGCCGCCGCATTGCTGCGCGAGAAGCTGCCCGACGCTTCCGTCGGCCTTTTCGGCGACCGCGTGCACGTGGCCGCGCGCGACTCCGTCGCGATCGAGACGCGCATCCGGGACTTGCTCGCCGCCGCCGATTTCCCGGTGGAATCCATCCGCCCAATCGATCCGTCGCTCGAGGACGTTTTCGTCGCCGTCCTGGCCCAGCGCACGGCCGCCACCGCGAAGCCATGACCCTCGCGCTCATCGTCATTCTCCTGCTCACCCTGCTCGTCGCGACCGAGTCCGACGCCGAGTAATCCGCATGCGCACCACTCCCACCGCTGTTTCCGAGCCGATCGTCGAGGTCCAAAACCTCGAGAAGCACTTCGGCGCGTTCAAGGCGGTCGCCGGCGTGAGTTTCGCGGTGCGCCGCGGCGAGATCTTCGGCTTCCTCGGACCCAACGGCGCCGGCAAGTCCACCACCATCCGCCTGCTCTGCGGCCTGCTCACGCCGACGAAAGGCACGGGCACGGTCGCGGGCTTCGACATCGTGCGCGACACGGAGAAAATCCGCACGCGCATCGGTTACATGAGCCAGAAATTCTCCCTCTACGACGAGCTCACCGTCGAGGAGAACATCGATTTCTACAGCGGCATCTATCGCCTGCCACGCGAGAAAAAGGCCGCGCGCAAGGACTGGGTGCTCGCGATGGCCGGCCTGCGCGAGCACCGCCACGCACGCACCGCGGAACTTTCCGGCGGTTGGAAACAGCGCCTCGCGCTCGGCTGCGCCGTGTTGCACGAGCCGCCGATCCTGTTCCTCGACGAGCCGACTTCGGGCGTCGATCCGAACAGCCGCCGCGCGTTCTGGGACCTCATCTACGCGCTGTCGGAGCAAGGCGTCACCGTGTTTGTGACGACGCACTACATGGAGGAATCCGAGTATTGCGACCGGCTCGGCGTCATCTACCGCGGCGAACTCATCGCCCTCGGCACGCCGCGCGAACTGAAGACGCGGCACATGCCCGAGGCCGTGCTCGAGCTCGATTGCGACCGCCCGAACGACGCCATGCTCGTGCTCGAGCGCCTGCCGGCGGTGAAGGAGGTCGCACTCTTCGGCAAAGGCCTGCACGCCGTCGCACCCGACCCGGTCGCCGCCGAGGCCGCCATCCGCGAGGCGCTGACGACACATGGTTTCCGCCTCGGTCGGCTGGAACGCATCGTGCCGACGCTGGAGGATGTGTTCGTCTCGCTCATCGAGGCCCGCGACGCGCAGGCCGGCCGCCAACAGGAGGTCGCCCGATGAACCTGCGCCGTCTCTGGGCCGTCGCGCGCAAGGAAGCGCTGCACATCCGCCGCGATCCGCGCAGCCTCATCCTCGCCGTCGGCATCCCGATGCTGATGCTGCTCATGTTCGGCTACGCGCTCACGCTCGACGTCGACCGCGTGCCGTTCGTCGTCTGGGACCAGGGCCGCAGCGTGGAGAGCCGGGAATTCACGGCGCATTTCACCGCGACGCGCTATTTCGATTTCCGCGGCACGGTCAGCAGCTACGCCGAGGTCGAACACGCAATCGACACGCGCGAGGCGATGCTCGCGCTCGTGCTGCCGCCGGACTTCGGCCAAAAAATCGCGGCCGGACGCGCCGCCGGCGTGCAGGCCATCGTCGATGGCTCCGATTCGAACACCGCGGGCATCGTGCTCGGCTACACGGCGGCGATCACGACGACGTTCAACCAACAGGTAGCCCTCGACCAGATTCGCCGGATCACCGGCCTCGCGCCGACGGCGGCGCTCGATCTGCGCCCGCGCGTCTGGTTCAACGCCGACCTCGAGAGCCGGAACTTCATCGTGCCCGGCATCATGGCCGTGATCATGGGCCTGATCGCGGCGCTGCTCACGTCGCTCACCATCGCGCGCGAGTGGGAGCGCGGCACGATGGAACAGCTCATCTCCACGCCGGTGAAGCCCGCCGAACTGATCCTCGGCAAGCTCCTGCCCTACTCCGCCATCGGCCTGGCCAACCTCGCCATATCCGTCGTGATGGCGGTGTTCCTCTTCCACGTCCCGTTGCGCGGCAGCGTGGTGCTGTTGTTCAGCGTCGGCATGGTGTTCGTCGTCGGCACGCTCGCGCAAGGCGTGTTGATCAGCACGATCGCGCGCCAGCAGCTGCTCGCCAGCCAGATGGCGATGATCTCGACGTTCCTGCCGGCGTTCCTGCTTTCGGGTTTCGCCTTCGCCATCGCGAACATGCCGCTGCCGGTGCAGGGCATCACCTACATCGTGCCCGCCCGCTACTTCGTGGCGCTCGTGAAGGGCATTTTCCTCCGCGGCGTGGGACTGGAAATCCTCTGGGCCGACGCGCTCTTCCTGATCGCGTTCACCATCGTCGTCATCGGCGTCTCGATCCGCAAGACGCGCAAAGTCCTCGGCTGATATGTGGGAACGCATCCTCACCATTCTCCGCAAGGAGTTCCGCTCCGTGCTCCGCGACCCGCGGATGCGGCTCGTGATCATCGGCGTGCCGCTGATCCAGACGCTGATCTTCGGCTACGCGGTGTCGCTCGACGTCCGGCACGTGAAACTCGTGGTGATCGACCGCGACGCCACCCCGGCCAGCCGGGAACTCGTGGCGCGGTTCACCGGCTCGGCCTATTTCGACGCGATCGAGCGCACGCTCGACGAGGGCGAGGGCCGCGCCTTGATCGACGCCGCCGATGCCTCCGCGATCCTGCAGATCAACGCCGGTTACCAGGAAGAGATTCGCGGCGGCCGGCTGGCGCCCGTGCAATTGATCGTCGACGGCGCGGACTCGAATACGGCGCGTTTCGTCGTGAATTACGCGAGCCAGATCGCCGCGACCGCGAACACCGAGTTCGTCCTCGCGCAGGCGCGCCGTCTCAGCGGTCGCACGCCCGCGACCGGCCAGGTCGACCTGCAGCCGCGCGCGTGGTTCAACGCCGATCTCGAGAGCCGCAATTTCTACGTGCCCGGGATCATCGCGATGCTCGTCATGCTCGTCGGCCTCATGC
This window of the Candidatus Didemnitutus sp. genome carries:
- a CDS encoding ABC transporter ATP-binding protein; translation: MRTTPTAVSEPIVEVQNLEKHFGAFKAVAGVSFAVRRGEIFGFLGPNGAGKSTTIRLLCGLLTPTKGTGTVAGFDIVRDTEKIRTRIGYMSQKFSLYDELTVEENIDFYSGIYRLPREKKAARKDWVLAMAGLREHRHARTAELSGGWKQRLALGCAVLHEPPILFLDEPTSGVDPNSRRAFWDLIYALSEQGVTVFVTTHYMEESEYCDRLGVIYRGELIALGTPRELKTRHMPEAVLELDCDRPNDAMLVLERLPAVKEVALFGKGLHAVAPDPVAAEAAIREALTTHGFRLGRLERIVPTLEDVFVSLIEARDAQAGRQQEVAR
- a CDS encoding ABC transporter permease; this translates as MNLRRLWAVARKEALHIRRDPRSLILAVGIPMLMLLMFGYALTLDVDRVPFVVWDQGRSVESREFTAHFTATRYFDFRGTVSSYAEVEHAIDTREAMLALVLPPDFGQKIAAGRAAGVQAIVDGSDSNTAGIVLGYTAAITTTFNQQVALDQIRRITGLAPTAALDLRPRVWFNADLESRNFIVPGIMAVIMGLIAALLTSLTIAREWERGTMEQLISTPVKPAELILGKLLPYSAIGLANLAISVVMAVFLFHVPLRGSVVLLFSVGMVFVVGTLAQGVLISTIARQQLLASQMAMISTFLPAFLLSGFAFAIANMPLPVQGITYIVPARYFVALVKGIFLRGVGLEILWADALFLIAFTIVVIGVSIRKTRKVLG
- a CDS encoding ABC transporter permease is translated as MWERILTILRKEFRSVLRDPRMRLVIIGVPLIQTLIFGYAVSLDVRHVKLVVIDRDATPASRELVARFTGSAYFDAIERTLDEGEGRALIDAADASAILQINAGYQEEIRGGRLAPVQLIVDGADSNTARFVVNYASQIAATANTEFVLAQARRLSGRTPATGQVDLQPRAWFNADLESRNFYVPGIIAMLVMLVGLMLTSMAIVREKEVGTIEQVMVTPIRPVEFILGKCAPFAVVGFVNTAMVTAIALLWFGIPFRGSFLLLLLGVALFLLSTLGIGLFISTVSHTQQQAMMTTFFFFFPAMLFSGFIFPIANMPTVFQWLSLADPLRYMLVIIRGVFLKGVGLGVLWPQLGALLAIGVVVLIFAVRRFHKNLA
- a CDS encoding ABC transporter ATP-binding protein, with amino-acid sequence MSASAIHARGLRRTFGALVAVDGLDLDVAEGEIFGLVGPDGAGKTTTMRMLTGILAPSAGGATVAGCDVVREREPLKEHIGYMSQRFGLYPDLTVAENIDFYADIYTVPQAERAERTERLLAFSNLTPFKHRLAGNLSGGMKQKLGLACALIHTPRVLFLDEPTNGVDPVSRRDFWRILYQLVRDGVTIFVSTAYLDEAERCNRLALLHEGRLLGLGTPDEIKAMMPGALLEIRTAAPRRAAALLREKLPDASVGLFGDRVHVAARDSVAIETRIRDLLAAADFPVESIRPIDPSLEDVFVAVLAQRTAATAKP